Proteins from a genomic interval of Lolium perenne isolate Kyuss_39 chromosome 1, Kyuss_2.0, whole genome shotgun sequence:
- the LOC127330676 gene encoding uncharacterized protein: MVWLQYAATRRQRAATAGLFLTGALLIAVAARLSYANIEPQRAKAAERRKVLEAFIARKRAAVAGAGDSHSHSPPDPPKA, encoded by the coding sequence ATGGTGTGGCTGCAGTATGCTGCGACCCGGAGGCAGCGCGCCGCCACAGCGGGCCTCTTCCTCACCGGCGCCCTGCTCATCGCCGTCGCCGCGCGCCTCTCCTACGCCAACATCGAGCCCCAGCGCGCCAAGGCCGCCGAGCGGCGCAAGGTCCTCGAGGCGTTCATCGCCCGCAAGCGCGCCGCCGTCGCGGGAGCAGGCGACTCTCACTCCCACTCCCCGCCAGATCCACCGAAAGCCTAG
- the LOC127344564 gene encoding protein IQ-DOMAIN 2 has product MGKKGKWLGAVKKVFSPESKEKKEEKLRKKLAASDPTPTDLTPSTSLEVNASMPPPPPALPVPRQTEDFKVPEAEQEQSKHVTVEAAPETPAQTSSVLPPGISSEELSAIKIQTAFRGYLARRALRALRGLVRLRLLVDGNSVKRQAASTLRCMQTLARVQSQIRSRRLKMSEENQALQRQLLLKQELESLRMGEHWDDSTQSKEKIEASLVSKQEAAIRRERALAYAFSHQWKSSSRSSNPMFVDPNNPHWGWSWLERWMAAKPSDGGRTGTNKESNGDNISVKSISLNLGEGEITKAFKSRSIKPDKSSPTTPKLTRPASRLSPSTPSAKVTPIVEKKKPATPKNRLPQVDDDARSVLSVQSERPRRHSIATSTVRDDESLASSPSVPSYMAATKSARAKSRLQGSPLVDAAETPEKVSPVASVKKRLSFPAGSASPLPMRRHSGPPKVAESVVKDIAEAPQLEALAING; this is encoded by the exons AAACTGAGGAAGAAATTGGCTGCAAGCGACCCAACTCCAACAGATCTAACCCCTTCTACTTCCTTGGAAGTCAATGCCTCGATGCCGCCGCCACCTCCTGCTCTTCCAGTTCCTCGCCAAACTGAGGATTTCAAGGTCCCTGAAGCTGAGCAGGAGCAGAGCAAGCATGTTACTGTTGAGGCAGCCCCTGAAACTCCGGCGCAGACATCGTCGGTATTGCCACCTGGCATATCGAGCGAAGAGCTCTCGGCAATCAAGATCCAGACCGCGTTCCGTGGTTATCTG GCAAGAAGAGCATTACGAGCCTTGCGAGGCCTTGTTAGATTGAGGTTATTGGTCGATGGTAATTCAGTTAAGCGTCAAGCTGCAAGCACTCTGCGCTGTATGCAGACTCTAGCTCGGGTGCAGTCACAGATACGTTCAAGAAGGCTGAAGATGTCTGAGGAGAACCAGGCCCTTCAGCGCCAGCTCCTGCTGAAACAGGAACTGGAGAGTTTGAGG ATGGGAGAGCACTGGGATGACAGCACCCAATCCAAGGAGAAGATTGAGGCAAGTCTAGTAAGCAAGCAAGAGGCTGCAATTAGAAGAGAGAGAGCACTTGCATATGCATTTTCCCATCAG TGGAAGAGCAGTTCAAGGTCCTCCAACCCAATGTTTGTAGACCCAAACAACCCGCACTGGGGCTGGAGCTGGTTGGAGCGCTGGATGGCAGCAAAGCCTTCTGACGGTGGCCGCACTGGGACTaacaaggaaagcaacggtgacaACATATCTGTGAAGAGTATAAGTTTGAACCTCGGAGAGGGTGAGATCACAAAAGCCTTCAAAAGTCGGAGCATCAAGCCAGACAAGTCGTCACCAACGACTCCAAAGCTGACCCGCCCAGCCTCCCGGCTATCCCCTTCAACACCCTCTGCGAAAGTAACACCAATTGTTGAGAAGAAGAAACCTGCTACACCAAAGAACAGGCTTCCGCAGGTGGATGACGATGCGAGGAGTGTCCTCAGCGTGCAGTCCGAGCGACCAAGGCGGCACAGTATAGCCACCTCAACTGTACGGGATGACGAGAGTCTCGCAAGCTCTCCATCAGTCCCAAGTTACATGGCCGCCACGAAATCCGCAAGGGCCAAGTCCCGCCTCCAAGGGTCGCCATTGGTCGATGCTGCAGAGACACCAGAGAAAGTAAGCCCTGTTGCGTCTGTCAAGAAGAGGCTGTCCTTCCCAGCTGGTTCAGCGTCTCCGTTGCCAATGAGGAGGCATTCTGGTCCTCCCAAGGTGGCAGAGAGTGTGGTGAAGGACATTGCTGAGGCACCACAGCTGGAGGCCCTGGCGATCAATGGCTGA